A single window of Leishmania major strain Friedlin complete genome, chromosome 10 DNA harbors:
- a CDS encoding putative eIF-2B GDP-GTP exchange factor — translation MLSNVPEEPEKLVREVSDLAEAFITNLKRGKLAAARSGGESLSTAAAVEMADVMSTIVRLFQNAEKDLHSTTIQLLKAGYPAAEVASMQVSRLLILVARTGDAMLRAQFATLFLMNVTRRVLSIVRESAANSKATDAELEDEAKTILNDLASDDEAAVVETPADTSSSSSNRCGMDDSTDPASPSLSAKGMKPALKRDTLVSQPLSRRGLSVRFAGTSTSSEEASGGHMRQLQQHSTSVASDFGGPLLQHTGSIVATEIPGRQLLKRAPSRCEQVLEGGGGEIEFPVRMEIFYQDALDAIDEFKRELEGMTEELCRRSTRQLHSSDTIITLGCSHTIRRYLLEAAQAGHHFKVFILEGAPLPAQATQEFAEALCSRGITAQLLPDSSAYVVMSMCTKVLVGAENVLANGGMLASIGTHVLCAAARHFAVPVLVATTTLKMSPYYPSDQLCTRLVRIARSGAQEMPWSTYGSPEDVWPSPFGVSVSDSGRRLTIHAPVTEYVPPELITLFLTNDSELLPSQIHRIVRANYSDAD, via the coding sequence ATGCTGAGCAATGTGCCAGAAGAGCCGGAGAAGCTGGTGCGCGAGGTCAGCGACCTCGCGGAGGCCTTCATCACAAATCTGAAGCGCGGAaagctcgccgccgcgcgcagtgGCGGGGAGAGTCtctccacggcggccgcggtggagATGGCAGATGTAATGTCGACCATCGTGCGTCTCTTCCAGAATGCCGAGAAAGACCTACACAGCACAACGATACAGCTGCTTAAGGCCGGCTACCCGGCGGCCGAAGTGGCGAGCATGCAGGTCAGCCGCCTTCTCATTCTCGTTGCCCGCACCGGTGATGCGATGCTGCGAGCACAGTTTGCCACGCTCTTTCTCATGAATGTCACGCGTCGCGTGCTTTCGATTGTGCGGGAGTCCGCCGCCAACAGCAAGGCCACCGACGCGGAGCTCGAAGATGAGGCCAAGACAATACTGAACGATCTCGCCTCGgatgacgaggcggcggtggttgAAACCCCTGCCGACACCAGCTCGAGCTCCAGCAACAGGTGCGGCATGGACGACTCTACCGATCCGGCCAGCCCGTCCCTGTCAGCCAAGGGCATGAAGCCGGCTCTCAAGAGGGATACTCTCGTCTCTCaacctctctctcgccgcggACTCTCGGTGCGCTTCGCTGGCACCTCCACCAGCTCCGAAGAGGCGAGCGGTGGCCACatgcgccagctgcagcagcacagcacgtCGGTGGCTAGTGACTTTGGGGGGCcgttgctgcagcacaccggCTCGATAGTGGCGACGGAGATACCGGGCCGGCAGCTACTGAAGCGCGCGCCGAGCCGCTGTGAGCAAGTGCtggaggggggcggcggggAGATTGAGTTCCCGGTGCGCATGGAGATCTTTTACCAGGATGCCCTGGACGCCATCGACGAGTTCAAGCGGGAGCTGGAGGGGATGACCGAGGAGCTGTGTCGCCGTTccacgcggcagctgcactcGTCAGACACGATCATCACGCTGGGGTGCAGTCATACCATCCGCCGCTACCTGCTGGAAGCTGCGCAAGCGGGGCACCACTTCAAAGTCTTCATCCTTGAGggtgcaccgctgccggcgcaggCGACGCAGGAGTTTGCGGAGGCGCTGTGCAGCCGTGGTATCACTGCGCAGCTGTTGCCAGACAGCTCCGCCTACGTGGTCATGAGCATGTGCACCAAGGTGCTGGTTGGTGCCGAGAACGTCTTGGCCAACGGCGGCATGCTGGCATCAATCGGCACCCAtgtcctctgcgccgctgctcgccactTCGCTGTCCCCGTGTTGGTCGCCACCACAACGCTGAAGATGTCTCCGTACTACCCAAGCGACCAGCTGTGCACGCGGCTGGTGCGCATTGCACGGTCGGGGGCGCAGGAGATGCCATGGTCGACCTACGGCTCCCCCGAGGATGTGTGGCCTTCGCCGTTTGGCGTCTCCGTCTCcgacagcggccgccgcttgACCATTCACGCCCCCGTCACGGAGTACGTGCCGCCCGAGCTCATTACGTTGTTTTTAACTAATGACAGCGAGCTGTTGCCCTCGCAGATCCACCGCATTGTGCGGGCGAACTACAGCGACGCAGATTGA
- a CDS encoding histone H3 produces MSRTKETARAKRTITSKKSKKAPSAVSGVKMSHRRWRPGTCAIREIRKFQKSTSLLIQCAPFQRLVREVSSAQKEGLRFQSSAIMALQEATEAYIVSLMADTNLACIHAKRVTIQPKDIQLALRLRGERH; encoded by the coding sequence ATGTCCCGCACCAAGGAGACCGCCCGCGCGAAGCGCACCATCACGTCGAAGAAGAGCAAGAAGGCGCCGAGCGCGGTGTCCGGCGTGAAGATGTCgcatcgccgctggcgcccgGGCACGTGCGCGATCCGCGAGATCCGCAAGTTCCAGAAGAGCACGAGCCTGCTGATCCAGTGCGCGCCGTTCCAGCGCCTGGTGCGCGAGGTGTCGAGCGCGCAGAAGGAGGGCCTGCGCTTCCAGAGCAGCGCTATcatggcgctgcaggaggcgacggaggcgtaCATTGTGTCGCTGATGGCGGACACGAACCTCGCCTGCATCCACGCGAAGCGCGTGACGATCCAGCCGAAGGACAtccagctggcgctgcgcctgcgcggtgAGCGCCACTAG
- a CDS encoding putative ARP2/3 complex subunit — MAALRLFERKLDTVASTSPAPPHRLYVFGDCIYELSSLPGSHTSKGAGEPPSKPPVSCSAAAPTTGAAALRSGSGNGMEGGTHTRVPRAEAGIALSCAEDGTRPPASTSYPSIVIQFVCPIPHAQLNRYNNLDHALSTALREVAPHCTYGLPSPIPAEAASAAAASLSSIALCIPAYVTPKERCAAAAFAADLSLHALRPVLEGLLQHSSATMQQECLLLLPHTETMTDTAASQPVVDSASIFSAAALFVTATPTPTAPVSPGTSSSAKMAPACFYSGTVSLTVCIGTDDKGEAALMRRYLDAFADVKRAPVLLLVRESAEPPPGVAAEAGTAMTAEHLYAWWCTFVLAPHQMISAASVEQLLRWARELRPTVLFHVHRERMAMHALLRQQLSTYAARFD; from the coding sequence atggcggcgctgaggcTGTTTGAACGCAAGCTTGATACTGTGGCAAGCACGAGCCCTGCGCCACCACACCGTCTCTACGTGTTCGGCGACTGCATCTATGAGCTTTCCAGCCTGCCGGGGAGCCACACAAGTAAGGGCGCAGGTGAGCCGCCCTCGAAGCCACCCGTcagctgctctgccgcggcgccgacaaCTGGAGCCGCGGCGCTCAGGAGTGGCAGTGGCAACGGCATGGAGGGTGGCACCCATACGCGTGTACCACGTGCCGAGGCCGGCATCGCTTTATCTTGTGCCGAAGACGGCACGCGTCCGCCCGCAAGCACTTCCTACCCGTCCATCGTCATTCAGTTTGTGTGTCCGATCCCGCATGCCCAGCTGAACCGATACAACAACCTTGACCACGCACTCAGCACAGCGTTGCGGGAAGTGGCACCTCACTGCACATACGGCTTGCCTTCTCCCATCCCTGCAGAGGCggcatccgcagcggcagcgtcgctcTCCTCTATAGCTCTGTGCATTCCAGCCTACGTGACGCCCAAAGAGAgatgcgcagcggccgcgttCGCCGCCGATCTGAGCCTGCATGCTCTTCGACCGGTCCTTGAGGGACTTCTccagcacagcagcgctACCATGCAGCAGGAGtgtttgctgctgctgcctcacACCGAGACCATGACGGACACGGCCGCTTCACAGCCGGTGGTCGACTCAGCGTCTAtcttctctgctgcagcCCTCTTCGTCACGGCAACGCCGACGCCTACCGCACCGGTGTCACCCGGTACAAGCTCGTCGGCCAAGATGGCGCCGGCATGCTTCTATTCTGGCACCGTCTCCCTCACCGTCTGCATTGGCACCGACGACAAGGGCGAGGCGGCACTCATGCGGCGCTACCTGGACGCCTTCGCCGACGTGAAGAGggcaccggtgctgctgctcgttcGCGAATcggcagagccgccgccaGGGGTGGCCGCTGAGGCCGGCACGGCGATGACAGCGGAACACCTGTACGCGTGGTGGTGCACCTTTGTTCTCGCCCCGCATCAGATGATCTCTGCAGCGTCTGTGGAGCAGTTGCTACGCTGGGCGCGTGAGCTGCGGCCGACGGTTCTCTTTCACGTGCACCGCGAACGGATGGCGATGCATGCCCTGCTGCGTCAACAACTGAGCACGTATGCTGCTCGCTTTGACTAA
- a CDS encoding nucleoside phosphorylase-like protein yields MSNSGCGLPGDVDPDLPLTPDGVTYHVACSSERLADRIILVGDPDRVKMVSTYLDAGSIVYEASHREIKVVTGAYHGVPVTVLSTGMGTDNVEIVMNEVHILKEYDTQKRRWRARVGDDTPADPLETPFDPSRVKLIRVGTCGTPNDAVQIGCLAITRYAVGMDNTCQYYDAPAVNHTVDVKEVLAKVQATSLGKVQVYATKAAPAITQGLVDACTALNRKVGVSEQQPYYVGTTCSGSGFYGCQGRSVGRFRGHLTVPHLTEELGDLRFNVSEGEQRVANIEMENSALCYLSNLLGYQAGTVCVVIARRSRTNRAFATPEQLAKGLSHAITIALETLIKE; encoded by the coding sequence ATGTCCAACAGCGGCTGTGGCCTTCCCGGCGACGTTGATCCGGACCTTCCGCTCACCCCGGATGGGGTCACCTACCACgtcgcctgcagcagcgagcgccTGGCAGACCGCATCATCTTGGTCGGTGATCCAGACCGCGTGAAGATGGTGAGCACTTACCTTGACGCTGGCAGCATCGTCTACGAGGCCTCGCACCGTGAAATCAAGGTTGTTACCGGGGCGTACCACGGAGTTCCAGTGACGGTGCTGAGCACGGGCATGGGCACCGACAACGTCGAGATTGTGATGAACGAAGTGCACATCCTGAAGGAGTACGACACGCagaagcggcggtggcgcgctcGCGTCGGTGATGATACCCCGGCAGACCCGCTCGAGACGCCGTTCGATCCGTCGAGGGTGAAGCTGATCCGCGTTGGCACCTGCGGCACACCAAATGATGCGGTGCAGATAGGCTGCCTCGCCATCACGCGGTACGCCGTCGGCATGGACAACACCTGCCAGTACTACGACGCCCCTGCGGTGAACCACACGGTGGAcgtgaaggaggtgctggcgaAGGTTCAGGCAACCTCCCTCGGGAAAGTGCAGGTGTACGCAACCAAGGCGGCACCCGCCATCACGCAGGGTCTCGTGGACGCCTGCACAGCTCTCAACAGAAAGGTGGGTGTGTCGGAGCAGCAGCCCTACTACGTGGGAAccacgtgcagcggcagcggcttctACGGATGCCAAGGTCGCAGTGTCGGCCGCTTTCGCGGTCACCTCACCGTCCCGCATCTCACCGAGGAACTCGGCGACCTGCGCTTCAACGTCAGCGAAGGCGAGCAGCGCGTCGCGAACATCGAGATGGAGAACAGCGCTCTCTGCTACCTCAGCAACCTCCTCGGCTACCAGGCGGGCACGGTGTGCGTCGTGATTGCGCGGCGTTCGCGCACCAATCGCGCCTTCGCGACGCCAGAGCAGCTGGCCAAGGGGCTCTCCCACGCCATCACAATCGCCCTGGAGACCCTCATAAAGGAGTAA
- a CDS encoding putative carrier protein encodes MLTESSLMEADNAIYEPSVAHGSTSVHAPRHHHTHTHQAHQQHSSASHPHSSPLGFLTHDVEEDPPLHEHTTSVNRSYSDLHQGAFLCYAFGLCALRTALQHPMSLALARKQTSAAANKMTTWGVLSHIFEHEGRWRGLLQGIGSLSMGCALSEVIYLCIFEWAREQVPIDSTATRDAVSGYVADVMCRSVHIPLSIIAYRQMTASPSRRMNSWRTLQHMYSERGLRTVFAGLGTTLVVGCQWTAIWWAMYGQLKNFLYDTSGPHLQRLSEKSKASQRGGDATDGGWRLPSWCTSSDDNVLINGAASVTASAATAVLFNPYLVVRTNLQVTPGATLWSVTRQLHRRCGFRGFYSGLLLSVNACVVDGVLASTSYEYAKLWADRTRDGHAR; translated from the coding sequence ATGCTTACCGAGTCCTCCTTGATGGAAGCAGACAATGCCATCTACGAGCCCTCCGTTGCccacggcagcaccagcgtgcACGCGCCTCGCCATcaccacacccacacccatcAAGCACATCAGCAGCACAGCTCTGCCTCGCACCCGCACTCGTCGCCACTTGGTTTTCTCACGCATGATGTGGAAGAGGatccgccgctgcacgagcACACGACCAGCGTCAACCGTAGTTACTCGGACCTCCATCAAGGTGCCTTCCTATGCTACGCGTTCGGACTGTGCGCGCTCCGTACGGCGCTTCAGCATCCGATGAGCCTAGCTCTTGCTCGGAAGCAGACAAGCGCCGCAGCGAACAAGATGACTACATGGGGCGTCCTCTCACACATCTTCGAGCACGAAGGACGCTGGCGCGGCCTCCTGCAGGGCATCGGCTCCCTCTCGATGGGCTGCGCACTCAGCGAGGTTATTTACCTGTGCATTTTCGAGTGGGCCCGCGAGCAGGTACCCATCGACAGCACTGCGACGCGCGACGCCGTCTCCGGGTACGTTGCCGACGTCATGTGTCGCTCCGTGCACATCCCACTTAGCATAATTGCGTACCGCCAGATGACAGCGTCCCCGTCGCGGCGCATGAACTCGTGGCGAacgctgcagcacatgtACTCGGAGCGCGGCCTACGCACGGTGTTCGCCGGCCTCGGCACAACCCTAGTCGTCGGGTGCCAGTGGACAGCCATATGGTGGGCAATGTATGGTCAGCTGAAAAACTTCCTCTACGACACCTCTGGGCCgcatctgcagcgcctcTCTGAGAAGAGCAAGGCGTCCCAGCGAGGGGGCGACGCAACGGACGGTGGATGGCGTCTGCCGAGCtggtgcacctcctccgacGACAACGTCCTCATCAACGGTGCTGCCTCCGTCACGGCGAGCGCGGCCACCGCAGTGCTCTTCAATCCCTATCTGGTGGTGCGAACAAATCTGCAGGTGACCCCCGGAGCTACGCTGTGGTCCGTGActcggcagctgcaccgcaggTGCGGTTTCCGTGGCTTCTACagcgggctgctgctgagcgtgAACGCATGTGTTGTGGATGGTGTCTTGGCGTCGACCAGCTACGAGTATGCGAAGCTGTGGGCCGACCGCACTCGGGATGGCCATGCCAGATAG
- a CDS encoding RNA-binding protein-like protein, which yields MPPKSAVKKVDSAAATGKRKKLSFAESTVKAAAAAIQTTHVNVPVRAAAKHAPLAAAPRKKGQNAKKTTATTSSAARQRAATDLKRSGIVKAKRAEEEVAAPPVPSDEENSRDDEDDMLNGGAAVDSDTDDLSDMADRTPSDDELGAGKQASSSASRQRDSNGTVEPYRAVRLSFLPPEFQEPQLYKFLNQFGATVLNCFCVRSKRTHRSRGIAYVEFDKESAIPLVVEECNGMVLGGKAVRARAVTMRRRMPSRQMVDRRRALAYAYKTRGAPLKQHDVRRKGPVGLLIKAVRTEKNNNNYLKSLGIDFQTDFFQSQLATLPPVLLKKKRSRSKKSEKGTVATAGMAKAVVKTTDIATVASKSSPKRATRKAPATKTK from the coding sequence ATGCCGCCAAAGAGCGCCGTGAAGAAGgtcgacagcgccgccgctacggGCAAGCGCAAGAAACTGTCCTTTGCTGAGTCAACGGtgaaggcggccgcggcggcgataCAGACCACGCACGTCAACGTGCCGGtgagggcagcagcgaaacACGCCCCTCtggctgctgcacctcgcaAGAAGGGACAGAACGCCAAGAAGACCACAGCGACtaccagcagcgccgcgaggcAGCGGGCGGCTACAGACCTGAAGCGTAGCGGCATCGTGAAGGCCAAGAGGGCTGAGGAGGAAGTGGCTGCACCACCGGTGCCGAGCGACGAGGAAAACTCGAGGGACGATGAGGATGACATGCtgaacggcggcgcggctgtcgaCTCGGACACGGATGACCTTAGCGACATGGCGGACCGCACCCCATCGGACGACGAGCTGGGGGCCGGCAAGCAggcatcctcctcggcgtcccGTCAGCgcgacagcaacggcacCGTCGAGCCATACCGTGCCGTGCGCCTGAGCTTTCTGCCGCCTGAGTTCCAAGAGCCGCAGCTCTACAAGTTTCTTAACCAGTTTGGGGCAACGGTGCTGAATTGCTTCTGTGTGCGCAGCAAGCGCACCCATCGATCCCGCGGTATTGCGTACGTTGAGTTCGACAAGGAGTCCGCTATACCGCTTGTGGTGGAGGAATGCAATGGCATGGTGCTGGGTGGCAAGGCcgtacgcgcgcgcgccgtcaCGATGCGGCGCCGCATGCCGTCGCGCCAGATGgtcgaccgccgccgcgcgctcgCCTACGCGTACAAGACAAGGGGTGCGCCACTGAAGCAGCACGACGTGCGTCGCAAGGGTCCTGTGGGCCTGCTCATCAAGGCGGTGCGCACCgagaaaaacaacaacaactaTCTCAAGAGCCTCGGCATCGACTTCCAGACGGACTTCTTCCAGTCTCAGCTGGCCACGCTGCCACCTGTTCTCCTGAAGAAGAAGCGATCTCGGTCGAAGAAGTCGGAGAAGGGCACTGTCGCCACGGCCGGCATGGCGAAGGCGGTCGTAAAAACAACTGACATCGCGACGGTGGCATCCAAGTCCAGCCCGAAGCGGGCGACTCGCAAGGCGCCCGCGACGAAGACTAAGTAA